The genomic region TGTGATCTTGGACAGACAGACAACTCGGCCCTCTAGGCccggattcagttcagttcagttgctcagtcgtttccgactctgcaaccccactgactgcagcacgccaggcttccctgtccatcaccaactcccagagcctactcaaactcctgtctgtcgcatcggtgaggccatccaaccatttcatcctctgttgtccccttcccctcctgccttcaatctttccccgcatcagggtcttttccaatgagtcagttattctcatcaggtggccaaagtactggagtttcagcttcagcatcagtccttccaatgaatgttcaggactgatttcctttaggatggactggttggatctccctgcagtccaagggactctcaagagtcctctccaacaccacagttcaaaagcatcaattgtttggtgctcagctttctttatagtccaactctcacatccatacatgactattggaaaaatcatagccttgactagatggacctttgttggtaaagtaatgtctctgctttttaatatgctgtctaggttggtcatagcttttcttccaaggagcaagtgtcttttaatttcatggctgcagtcaccatctgcagtgattttggagtccaaaaaaataaagtctctcactgtttccattatttccccacctatttgtcgtgaagtgatgggaccagataccatgatcttagttttctcagtgttgagttttaagccaactttttcactctcctctttcactttcatcaagaggctctttagttcctttttgctttctgccataagggtggtgtcatctgcatatctgaggttattgatatttctccagcaatcttgattgcagcttgtgcttcatccagcatggcatttcacatgatgtagtctgcatgtaaattaaataagcagggtgacaatatatagccttgacatactccttttcctatttggaaccagtctgttgttccatgtccagttctaactgttgcttcttgacctgcgtacagatttctcaggaggcaggtaattcccatctcttgagaattttccacagtttgttgtgattcacaccgccaaaggttttggcatagtcaataaagtagaagtagatatttttctggaactcttgcttttttgatgatccagcagatgttggcaatttgatttcgggttcctctgccttttctaaatccaacttgaacatctggaagttcacagttcatgtactgttgaagtctggcttggagaattttgagcattattctgCTAGCGAgtgggatgagtgcaactgtgcagtagtttgaacatcctttggcattgcctttctttgggattggaatgaaagctgaccttttccagtcctgtggccactgctgagttttccaaatttgctggcatattgagtacagcactttcacagcattgtcttttaggatttgaaatagctcagctggaattccatcacctccactagcttttttcgtagtgatgcttcctaaggcccacttgactttgccctccaggatgtctggctctaggtgagtgatcacaccatcgtgattatctgggtcatgaagatcttttttgtatagttcttctgtgtattcttaccacctcttcttaatatcttctgcttctgtaaggtccataccattcccgtcctttattgagcccatctttgcatgaaatgttcccttggtatctctgattttcttgaagagatctctagtctttcccattttattgtttccctctatttctttgcattgatcactgaggaaggctttcttatctctccttgctattctttggaactctgcattcaaatgagtatatctttccttttctccttttcttttcacttctcttcttttcacagctatttgtaaggcctcctcagacagccattttggtttttggatttctttttcttggggatggtcttgatccctgtctcctgtacaatgtcatgaacctccgtccatagttcttcagacactctatcagatctaatcccttgaatctatttgtcacttccactgtataacataagggatttgatttaggtcatacctgaatgatccagtgggtttccctgctttcttcaatttaagtctgaatttggcaataaggagttcatggtctgagccacagtcagctcccagtcttgtttttgctgactgtatagagcttctccatctttggctgcaaagaatataatcaatctgatttcgatgtcgaccatctggtgatgtccacatatagagtcttctcttgtgttgttggaagagcgtgtttgctatgaccagtgcgttctcttggcaaaactctgttagtctttgacctgctttgttttgtactcccaggtcaaatttgcctgttactccaggtagctcttcacttcctacttttgcattccagtcccctataatgaagaagATATCCTTTTTGgatgttagctctagaaggtcttgtaggtcttcatagacccgttcaacttcagcttcttcagcattactggtcgaggcataaacttggattaccgtgatattgaatgatttgccttggaaatgaacagagatcattctgtcattgttTAGagggcatccaagtactgcattttggactcttttgtgctatgatggctactccatttcttctaagggattcttgcccacagtagtagatatggccatctgagttaaattcacccattccagtccattttagctcactgattcctaaaatgtcaatgttcactcttgccatctcctgtttgaccacttccccTGCCATAAAACACAGAGGTTGGGCAGGGCACAGTCTAGGCACTGTACTTAGCACTCTTGCTCATCTGACCCTCATGACCAGGTAAGATCGCAATCATCTTGTCGCCCCTCACTCCAGTCACTCCTGACCACCTGTATCTGTGGCTTCATTCACCTGTGAGATTCCCATGGACACCTGCGGAAATTCCAGCTGTAGGTCAAGGCTTAGCTGagagtcacctcctccaggatttCTCCCTGCTTACCTGCCCTTTGCTCCATCCCTTCATCTGAAGGGTCCTCTTTCTGCCACAGGAATAGTTAGGTGAACCTCACCCACTCCAGCCTGAGGCTCCCCCAACCTGGGCGCTTTTCTCAACCATCTTTCTCCCTCCTCACCAGGCCCAGTGAGGGGCCAGAGATAGGTGTGATTCACAATGCCTGCTCTGAATTTGGTCCTCCTGACTTCAAGCCCTGTGTTGTAGACAGAATAATGCCCCCACCCCAAAGATGTCCACGTCCTAATCTCTGGAACCTGAGAATATGTTACTTTACATGACAAAGAGAgcttgcagggacttccctgggggtccagtggctgagactccgtgcttccaatgcaggggacccgggttcgattgctggtcaggaaactagatcccacatgctgcaagtaaaactgggagcagccaaataaataattttttaaaaaaattttaagaagagaGTTTGCACATGATAAAGAACTTCAGATGGGGAGGTTATCAtgggttatctgggtcatcacaAGTGTCCTTATACAGTGGAGGCAGGAAGGTCAAAGTTAGAGAAGGAGGTATGATACCAGAAGCAGATATTGAGGTGATGAAGGAATTCAGgtagcttctagaagctggaaagggCAAGGAACCAAGTCTCCAGCCCTGCCAACCCTTTTGAGACTTCTGACCCCAAGAAGGTCTGTGATGATTAAGCCACTGAATTTATGGTGATgctacagcagccacaggaaatgaaaatacaCTGGTTCAGCTTCTCACTCGTCATGTGACTCTGGgcgacttaacctctctgactcAGTTTTCTCGTGATAGTGATAAAGGCAAAAATTCCTACTTCATAAGGTTGTTGTGAcgataaaatgaaaatacttgcAAGTCACTTTGAATAGTGCCAGAGACTAAGCATGTTAGCTATTCATTGCTGCCTAATAGGTACCAGGCACAGGGTCAGATGCCTTAGAATAATTTCCTCCATTCTCACTACCACCCTTGGGAGTGACTATTTcaatccccattttacacataAGGAAACAAACCCAGAGTAATTTGCCTGTCATCACTCTAGGACTGGAAGCATTTTCGTCCTCGCAGTTTCTCACATGCACTTGGGAGACTGTACCGGTTTGTGTTACCTACAGAggattggtttttatttttattattattatttatttttggaggtGAGCAGAGGGTGAAGCAGAGGCTGTGCAGGCCACTCTGGGCCAGAGGTCCTGGCTGcctgcccccccaaaaaaacccacacacctCTTCCTACCTGGTGCAGGGAGATAAAATCCGAGTGAAACTCACCAATGCGCCCTCCTCCCCCCCAACCCGTCCCTTCAAGAGGTCCGGTTACTGCCTCCCGCTTCATCACTCACCCCCCAACTCCGCCCAGTTCTAACAGCCCTTAAGCCAGACTCGGGGGGGGGGGACACCAGGAGACACAGCCAGAGAGCCAGGTGCCTGACCGCTGAGAGATGGAGGGCAGACTTGCACAGACCCCAAGGGTACCCGTGAAGCCCCCTTCCCACCGCCTGCATAAGGAGCCATCTGTTCTCGGCTGAATGAACCAGCGGGGGGAGGCAGCTCGCAGTCCCCTGCCCCGCGGCCGGACCCCCGCACAATGCGCCTTTCTCCGAGGAGACGCCGCCCGGGCGCCGCCGGAGCGCGCTCCGtctggcctcccctccccctggcgGCCCAGCAAGACACACACACCGACCCCGTggaaaccagatttttttttttctttttttaagaaaaagaaaacaaaaaaagaaatcctacaaAGAACTGAGCGCAGCACGCGTCTTCCACATCCCCTCCCCCGACCCCTCCCCGCAGTCCGACTTCTGGTCCCGGCGAGCCCAGCTCGAGCGCAGCGCTGGGAGCCCGCCAGCGCCTCCCCCGCGACAGCCCAAGCCCGGGGGGACCCAGGTTCTGTCCGGGCCCGGCGCCCCGACGGCGCCCCCGGAGCGGGGGTAGAGGGCTGGGGCTGTCCGCGGGGCCGCGTTCCTTGCCCGGGTCCGGGCCACCAGTGGCCCTCACTTCTGGGTAGCCAGCTGGTTCTCCAGATCCTCCAGGCGTGCGGTCAGCTGGGCCAGTGAGAGGTTAAGGAAGACTCCGGGGCTCTCGGGGGTCCCTTCGTCTCCCCGCCGGCCCGCGCCCCGGGACCCAAAGGATATGCTTCTGCGACAGACTCTCGAGCGCCCCCAGCGTGCGGCCCTGGAACTCCACGAGGCTTTCGCATTCGCAGGGGCTCCGAAGCTCTGTCCCCGCGCCGATGCCCTCCTCTGCCAGAGGGGCACAGAGAGTCGGGGGAATGAGAAGCTGCAGGAGGACCAGCCGGCCCTGGCCGAGGCCCCCTGATATCCCTCCACCCCGCCTACGGCTGAGTGCACCGGTTTGAGATCCAGACAGACCTGGGATGAGTCCCAGCTAGATAGCTGTGAGATACTGGAAAACCCATTCAACCTTTCTAAGCCGTGGATTCATTGTCTATCAGAATGGATACAATGAGAAAACCTATTCCTTGGGCGGTGCGGAGGACTCCATGATTTTCATGTGTGTCTTATGTGGGTACCCATCTCAGAAGGTTTCTCAAACTTTGGTGCTCATTGGACTCACTAGGAGATCTTGTTAAAACATAGACTCTTGGACtaccctggtggtacagtggataacagtcccctgccgatgcaggggactcgggtccaatccctggtccaggaagattccacatgccccggaacaactaagcctgtgaacaCAACTAACGCGtctctgtgccacaactactgaagccggtgCAACCTAGAACcagcaagctgcaactactgagcccatgtgctgcaagagCTACTGAAACCTGAGGCCgaaaacctgtgctctgcaacaggagaaacctctgcaatgagaggcctgcgcatggcaactggagagtagcccctgctttccacaactggagaaagactggatgcagcaaaaacaaagccagcacagccaaaaacaaaatacagataGATAAAGAGGtagagatatagatagatagatgatagatagatagactcTTATTCTTAACGGGAAAGGAGCAGAGATGCTGTATTTCTAGTAAACTCCCAAGTGGTACTGATGCTTCTGGTCCctggaccacattttgagtagcAAGAGTCGACAGAAACATGGTCCAAATGAAACTTTATGCGGTGACAGTAGCATCTGTCAGTGTGGTAGCACACAGATGGCCATTtaacacttgaaatgtggttagtgTGATTGAGGAAGTGAATTATTTAGCTTAAGTTAAATGGGCATATGTTGCTAGTGGCTAGTTTATTGGAGGGTGAAACGCTGGAACTGACACAAGTAAACACTTTATACTGGATTTCAACTAGGCCAATGGTTCCCTAGGTCCGagagtcaaggtaaattggaagtggtcaaacaggagatggcaagagtgaacactgatgttttaggaatcagtggttctcaagtgtggtccctggaacAACAGCATTAGCATGACCTAGGAagttattagaaatgcaaatgatcagATTCCACTGAAGACCTACTGCATATGGGGTTGGAGACAACAATCTGTCTTTTAACAAACCCTCCAGGTGCATCTGATGCACACTAATGTTTAAGAACCACTGATTCAAGTCTATCTCCTCACACATTTCAACATCTCTGAAATCAAAATAGGTGCCTTACAGTTAAattcagcatcttttttttttcttagcagtaTAGAAAATAATAGTGAATCTTACAATGGATGGTGTCTTAGATTCACTAAATTCTGTAAATGTGTGCCATTTTGAATACtacagcacaatgcctggcacttgGCTTTCAATACAGAGTTGctattatgatttaaaaattacatcttaGTCTTGTATGTACCCTCAGCAAACTGCTGTATGTCATGTCATCAGTGGTATTGATAACAGCCCCAGAATGGCTCTTAACTTTGCAGGTGGGGAAACCAAGggccagagagagaggaggatcTACCCAAGGTCATCCTTCATTGGTTGGTGAAGATCCTCAATCACAGAGACCAGATTTCTGTTAGAATTCTAGAACTAGAGGCAACCTGGGGCAGCTAGCACCCTGCCCTATCACGGAAGAGGAAAGGTAAGGGAGAGGTgggggttaagtgacttgcccaacgtcacactgcaagggacataagagttagggacttccctggtggtccagttgcgaaggctccatgctcccaatgcaggggacctgggtttgatccctggtcagggaattagatcccacatgcaacaactaagagttcccatgctgcaattaaagatcctgcgtgctgcaactaagacctggcacagctaaataaataaatgaataaaagaggaCAGGAAGGGCCCTGAAGGAGAAGTTAATCCAGTGTTTCCATAATAGCTTCGCTAATTATTAGAATTAgcctggagagagggagaggaagaaatgtgtgtgtgtgtgtgtgtatgcatatacatacatatatatgtatatatacatatatagagatagattttaaacatatattctCCAGGCCCAGCATAGCCCTACTGAACCTAGCTCTGGAGTGGGGCCTGTTTATCTGAAATAAGTGTCACACTGTAGGCCTGGCTTACAGTCTAAAGACTctatggttaaaaaaacaaaacaaaaccctgagaAATTCCCTATATTATCTATAAAGGTACTTGTATACAAAGTTCAAGCCCATCCTCCCTCCACAAAAAGAATTGGTCCCCTTTTCCTTAGCTGAGCATCACATGAAGCAGATGGATTGAATTTATGggatatatacatttaatatggggcctcccagatggtgctagtggtaaagaatctgcctgccaatgcaagagacagcaagagatgtgggttccatccctgggccggcaagatcccctggaggaggaaatggcaacccactccagtattcttgccccgaCAATGGCATGGaccgaagagcctggcaggttatagtgcatagggtcacaaagagttggacacgactgagcgactaagcacacatatttAATACACATCTTTGTGTACTTGAGACACGCCCAGTCCTGCCCCTTTCCCAGGTCTGTGAAGCTGAATTCCAGCAAGATAAACGGACTTACGATGTGGTTCCCCTTACGAATGCTGAATTGGGCGTGCCTTTGAAAAACTCCACCCCCCAAATTATTCTGAACTCCCCGCTAATTTGGGCAACAGATCGCTTAGAATTGTGCTTCTTAAACTTAGTACTAATCCCCTGAGGATCTTGTCAGAGTGCAACATtggattcagtaggtctggagaGCGCTGAAAACGCTGCAGCCTTAACAGATTACCGGGCGACAGCCCTGCCGAAGGTccagggaccacattttgagtaAGGAGGCTCGGTCCAGCGAGCCCATTCCCCGGCTGTCACTCAGCGAAGGGGGCGGGAGCGAATAGGACCCGGAGGGCTCGGAGCGCGCGCGGTGAGAGAAGGGGCGGGGTCCCGAGACGGCCGCTCACCCGGGCAGATGCTGCCTTTGAGGTTCTCCAGCAGGTGCGTCATGGTGCTGAAGTCCGGGGAGTAGGACACGTGCAGCTCGGCTGGCTCCGAGGCGATCTCTCGCAGTTCTTCCTCCACCGCCTTGCCGACGCCCACGGCGTACATGACGATGCCTGCGGGGTCGGGGGAACAGAGGGGGCGCCCTGGGCTTCAGGAAAGCTGCCTCCCCGCGTCAAACCCAACCTCAGGTCAGCCCGGCCCTCGCCACGCCCACCTTCCTCCTTGGCGCGCGCCGCCCACACGGAGATGTTATCCTGGGAGCGGCCGTCGGTGAAGACCAAGCCCACGCGGGGCACGTTGAGCGCCCGGGGCCGCGCGCCCTGCGCCTCGGAGAAGCTGTGCTCCACCATATGGCGCAGGGCCAGCCCGGTCATGGTGccgcgctccatgtactccacgGCCAGCACCGCCTGCTTCACCTCGGCCGCGGTGCCGTAGCGGCCCAGCGGGAACTCGGTGCGCACGCGGCTGGAAAACTGCACTAGCCCCACGCGCGTGCCCTCGGGGGACACGTCCAGGAAGTCCACGATCTGGTTCACGAAGCGTTTCACCAGCTCGAAGTTCTGCGGGCGCACGCTCTTGGAGCCGTCAACGAGCAGAACCAGGTCCACGTGGCCTTCCCGGCACCCTACACCTCACCGGAGGAGAAGAACTGGGAGTGAGGGCGGGcagcctcattcattcattcatttgcaaacatttattaTATAACAGATACTATGTGTGAAGTTcttctatgccaggcactgtgctaacataataaaaactaatcATCACATCATCATCATTGGcatccttattattatttttagttctaccactttattgctaccaatccatttccctccaccctcgtgcatatatgctcagtcatgtaatcccatggacttcagcccgccagactcctctgtccatggacttttccaggcaagaatactggagtgggttgccatttccttctcccattggCATCCTTATTATCTTTaccatttattaagtgcttagcacggggcttccctagtagctcagtggtaaagaatctgcctccaatacaGGAGCCgaaagactcgggtttgatccctgggtggggaagatcccctggaggagggcatggcaacccactccagtattcttgtctggaaattccactccaatattcttgcctggaaatcccatggacagaggaggctagtgggctacagtccacgggctcacaaaaaatgggacacgactgaagcaacttagcaagcaaaTGTTTAGCACAGCCAGGCAACCTGCTAAAGGCatcttcttcatcatcatcatcacagtAGCTACTGTTTATGATCATCTACTATATTAACCAACAGAATTCTGAGCACTTTGCCCCCCCTGTTCTCAGCCAGAGACCTTGCTAGGCCCAAAGGGAGATTTGACAATAAATGAAACATAATCCTGACCCATAAGGAAACAGGGATGAAGCAGAGAGGTCACATATGCCATCAGTGACCATCAAGGGAAGTGTTTGAATAGAGGGGCAGGCAGGGAGCAAGGTAGGATTCTTCCTGGAGTTGGTGAGGAAGGCTGCATGGAGGTGGTGACAAGTGATTTGGTCTTCAGGGATGAGCAGGAGTTCTCCAAGGCAGGAAGGGACATTATAGATGGTGCGGGCAATGTGTGTAGAGGCATGGAAGCCAGGAGCCCTCGGCACGTTTGGGAATGGGCAGGCCAGTATGGATCAAATGTTTATGGCAGGAGACAGGATGAAGGGGTTAGCTGAAGCAATATTTTAATGACCTAAGGCAGTGGTTTCAAAATTTTGGCAACAACTcacagtaaaataataataataatgcattatGATGCAGTTATGTGCCATGCCatggcatgctaagttgcttctgttgtgtctgactctttgcgaccctatcaactgtagccctccaggctcctctgtccacggggattctccagcaagaatactggagtgggctgccattcccttccccaggggatcgtctcagacccagggatcaaacctgtgtttcttccatcctctgcattggcagatgagttatcactagcgtcacctggtAAGCCCATGATGCCCTTATAGTCACGTACAATTAAAACTGAGTTTCATGAAACAATACTTATTCTTTCTACATACACACAGTAAactctattttctctctctttttaaaaaagaattctgacTTATATCCCACTAATTTGATTTTGTTATCCACTATGGTTACACCCACCACTTGTGTAATTCACTATGGTTACACCCACCATTTGAAAAACTCAGGGGTAAGGCATTTGATCTTTATTTTGTAAGCACTGGTGAGCCACAGAAGGCTTTCGAGCAAGGCAGAAATGTGATCAAATAGTGTTTTTGAAATTAACTTTGGCAACAGGGCAGAAGAAGGCAAAGAGATAGAGGCAGGGCATGGCAGACCCTCCAactccaccaccaccaacacataCACATTTACACCACACTCATGGGTCACAGCAAAGAAGGAGTGAAGGATGCTCAGAATGGGGCAGGGGGGCAAAGGCAGGCAGAATCACCCCCCTTCCACCTGTAACTCACGGCTGCAGCTCTTGCCATCTGCCTGAAGCTGCCGCCCCTCAGGACACATGCAGCGGTAGGAGAAGCCCTCACTCACACACTGGAACTCACATCCATGGTCCACGCCATTGCAAAGATCCCGGGCTGAAAGGAGAGACAAGTCAGGATGAGTCAGGGTGGACTCCACCAGCTGAGATCCCTCGCCCCTCTGCACAAATGGAGAAGATTCCTCCTCACCCTGACAGTTTCTCCCATCAGGCAGCAAGTCATAGCCCTCTCTGCAGCGGCACTGTGGCCCACCAAAAGTGCTAACACAGTCATGCTGGCAGCTGTGGTTCCCGAAGCTGCAGTGGTCAATGGCTGGTGGGAAGGAAGAGACAAAGACATACATCGGTTCTGATTGGAGTCATCAGAGACCTCGGCACAGGGTGCCAGCTGGGGGGCTAGCTCACCCCTGCAGCTCCTCTGGTCCTGCCGGAGTACAAAGCCAGCTCGGCACCGACAGAAATAGGAGCCAGGGATGCTGACACAGTGATGCCCACAGCCACGGTCCCTTTCGGTGCAGAGGTCAAGGGCTGAGAGAATAGTGAGGTCAGCCTGGGTCCGGGTGCGGCACTTCTCAGCCCTGACAGCACAACTGCCCAGGGGCTTTTTACAAACACCtatgcctgggacttccctggtggtccagcggttaagactccacactcccaatgcagggggcctgggttcaatcccggttGAGGATTTAAGATCCCACACGACgcagggcatggccaaaaaacacaaataaataaaaatacttatgcCTGGACCCCAATCCCCAAAGATCCTGACTCAGTTAGTCTGGGGTCGTACCCAGGCATCTGTGTTTTGCCAAGTAGAGGCCTCCTTCCTACTGAGCCAAGCAGCCCTCCCAGCTCAAGCCCCAGCATGCCCACTACTAAGCCAGGCATAAGAATGGGACTCCACAGCTGTAAGAGACAGGACTTCTGCCGTCAAGATGCTCACTAATTCACAGGGGAGGACCAGGCTCTGCCATTTAATctgtctgagcctccatttcccccTCTGCAAAACGGTAATACAATCAATGGAAGAGcgggtgtgcatgctaagtcactctgtcatgtccaactctttgcaattctatggactttagcccgccagacttctctgttcgtggaattctccaggccagaatactagagtgggttgtcatgccctcctccaggggaccttcccaatccagggatcgaacccacatctcttacatctcctgcactggcaggcggattctttaccactagcaccacccgggaagccctaatGGAAGAGAACAA from Muntiacus reevesi chromosome 2, mMunRee1.1, whole genome shotgun sequence harbors:
- the MATN4 gene encoding matrilin-4, translating into MRGLLYSLLPLLLLLLQPWETQLQFAGPRCSTGPLDLVFVIDSSRSVRPFEFETMRQFLVGLLRSLDVGPNATRVGVIQYSSQVQSVFPLRAFSRREDMERAIRALVPLAQGTMTGLAIQYAMNVAFSVAEGARPPEARVPRVAVIVTDGRPQDRVAEVAAQARARGIEIYAVGVQRADVGSLRAMASPPLNEHVFLVESFDLIQEFGRQFQGRLCRKDLCAQGGHGCQHQCVSAPGTFHCACNPGYQLAADNKSCVAIDHCSFGNHSCQHDCVSTFGGPQCRCREGYDLLPDGRNCQARDLCNGVDHGCEFQCVSEGFSYRCMCPEGRQLQADGKSCSRCREGHVDLVLLVDGSKSVRPQNFELVKRFVNQIVDFLDVSPEGTRVGLVQFSSRVRTEFPLGRYGTAAEVKQAVLAVEYMERGTMTGLALRHMVEHSFSEAQGARPRALNVPRVGLVFTDGRSQDNISVWAARAKEEGIVMYAVGVGKAVEEELREIASEPAELHVSYSPDFSTMTHLLENLKGSICPEEGIGAGTELRSPCECESLVEFQGRTLGALESLSQKLAQLTARLEDLENQLATQK